A genomic segment from Rahnella aceris encodes:
- the deoR gene encoding DNA-binding transcriptional repressor DeoR: MENKREDRIQRLLLALKKTDKIHLKEASLLLNVSEMTVRRDLSAAPAPVILLGGYIVIDPKNNPATHYFISEQKTRHVAEKQRLAARAASLIQDNDTVFFDCGTTMPYVIESIADNRVFTAICYSLNTFLALQDKPHCEVILCGGAFKSSNSIFTPIGRSSELDFIRPAKAFISAAGVSIEHGVTCFNFDELLMKHQAIERSAQSILVADSSKFDQVRPAAIAPLARFNVVVSDAEPPQAYVDFCELSDIPLLV, encoded by the coding sequence ATGGAAAATAAGCGTGAAGACAGGATTCAGCGTCTGTTGCTGGCATTAAAAAAGACCGACAAAATTCACCTTAAAGAAGCGTCTTTACTGCTCAATGTTTCGGAAATGACTGTCCGCCGTGATCTCAGCGCAGCACCCGCACCGGTAATTTTACTCGGCGGTTATATTGTGATTGATCCGAAGAATAATCCGGCGACGCACTACTTTATCAGTGAACAGAAAACCCGCCATGTTGCAGAGAAACAACGTCTCGCTGCCCGCGCAGCCAGTCTTATTCAGGATAACGATACGGTATTTTTTGACTGTGGCACGACAATGCCTTATGTGATTGAAAGCATTGCCGATAACCGGGTATTTACGGCCATTTGTTACTCGCTCAATACGTTTCTGGCGCTGCAGGATAAACCTCACTGTGAAGTCATCTTGTGCGGCGGTGCGTTTAAATCCAGTAACAGTATTTTTACGCCTATCGGGCGCAGCAGTGAACTCGACTTTATCCGCCCGGCGAAAGCCTTTATTTCCGCTGCGGGCGTCAGTATTGAACACGGTGTGACCTGCTTTAATTTTGATGAATTACTGATGAAACATCAGGCCATAGAACGCTCAGCGCAGAGCATTCTCGTCGCTGACAGCAGCAAATTTGATCAGGTCAGGCCCGCAGCCATCGCGCCGCTTGCGCGTTTTAATGTGGTGGTCAGCGACGCTGAACCACCACAGGCTTATGTCGATTTCTGCGAGCTCTCCGACATTCCGCTGCTGGTTTAA
- the uvrC gene encoding excinuclease ABC subunit UvrC: MSDERFDPKAFLKTVTSQPGVYRMYDASGTVIYVGKAKDLKKRLSSYFRVQVSSRKTETLVKNIAQIDVTVTHTETEALLLEHNYIKLYQPRYNVLLRDDKSYPLIFLSADNHPRLSVHRGAKHAKGEYFGPFPNSYAVRETLALLQKLFPIRQCENSVYSNRSRPCLQYQIGRCLGPCVKGLVSEEDYKDQVEYVRLFLSGKDQQVVTQLVNRMEEASKALRFEDAGRIRDQIQAVRRVTERQFVSGNSEDLDVIGVGFESGMACLHVLFIRQGKVLGSRSYFPKVPGGTDLGEVVQTFVGQFYLQGSQQRTLPGEILLDFSLAEKDLLADSLSELAGRKVQIQSKPRGDRARYLKLARTNASAALTTKLAQQSTIHQRLSELAKTLNLAEINRMECFDISHTMGEQTVASCVVFDGNGPVRSEYRRYNITGITPGDDYAAMAQVLQRRYGKTLDDNKIPDVIFIDGGKGQLGMALDVFHSLNVEWDKSKPLLIGIAKGADRKAGLETLFFVPEGEGIALPADSPALHVIQHIRDDSHNHAITGHRQRRAKVRTTSALEEIEGVGPKRRQVLLKYMGGIQPLLNASVEEIAQVPGISIALAEKIHNALKH; encoded by the coding sequence GTGAGTGATGAGCGTTTCGACCCAAAAGCCTTTTTGAAAACGGTCACCAGCCAGCCTGGCGTCTACAGAATGTATGACGCCAGCGGCACCGTAATCTACGTAGGTAAAGCCAAAGACCTCAAAAAACGTCTTTCGAGTTATTTTCGCGTCCAGGTTTCCAGCCGCAAAACCGAAACGCTGGTCAAAAACATCGCGCAAATCGATGTGACGGTGACCCACACGGAAACCGAAGCGCTGCTCCTCGAACATAATTACATCAAACTTTATCAGCCGCGTTATAACGTATTGTTACGCGATGATAAGTCGTATCCGCTGATCTTCCTCAGCGCGGATAATCATCCAAGACTTTCAGTTCACCGCGGTGCTAAGCACGCCAAAGGCGAGTATTTCGGGCCTTTTCCTAATTCCTATGCCGTGCGCGAAACACTGGCGCTGCTGCAAAAACTTTTCCCGATCCGCCAGTGTGAAAACAGCGTATACAGCAACCGTTCGCGCCCTTGTCTGCAATATCAGATTGGTCGCTGTCTGGGGCCGTGTGTCAAAGGGCTGGTGAGTGAGGAAGATTATAAAGATCAGGTGGAATACGTTCGCCTTTTCCTGTCCGGTAAAGACCAGCAGGTCGTCACACAGCTCGTAAACCGCATGGAAGAAGCCAGTAAAGCGCTGCGCTTCGAAGATGCCGGGCGGATAAGAGATCAAATTCAGGCTGTACGCCGCGTGACAGAGCGTCAGTTCGTGTCGGGTAACAGCGAAGATCTGGATGTGATCGGCGTGGGCTTCGAGTCAGGTATGGCATGTCTGCACGTTCTGTTTATCCGTCAGGGCAAAGTGTTGGGCAGCCGCAGTTATTTCCCGAAAGTACCAGGCGGCACCGATCTGGGCGAAGTGGTGCAGACCTTCGTTGGACAATTCTATTTGCAGGGCAGTCAGCAACGGACACTGCCCGGCGAAATTCTGCTGGATTTCAGTCTGGCGGAAAAAGATCTGCTGGCCGATTCGCTCAGCGAACTGGCCGGGCGCAAAGTGCAAATCCAGAGTAAGCCGCGGGGCGACCGTGCCCGTTATCTGAAACTGGCGCGCACCAATGCCTCTGCTGCACTGACGACCAAACTGGCTCAGCAGTCGACAATCCATCAGCGGCTGTCTGAACTGGCAAAAACACTGAATCTTGCGGAAATTAACCGTATGGAATGCTTCGACATCAGCCATACTATGGGCGAGCAGACAGTCGCTTCCTGCGTGGTTTTTGACGGCAATGGCCCGGTGCGTTCTGAATACCGACGCTACAACATTACCGGCATTACGCCCGGCGATGATTACGCGGCGATGGCGCAGGTATTGCAGCGTCGCTATGGTAAGACGCTCGATGACAATAAAATTCCTGACGTTATCTTTATTGATGGCGGCAAAGGGCAACTCGGCATGGCGCTGGATGTGTTTCATTCGCTGAATGTGGAGTGGGACAAATCCAAACCTTTACTGATTGGTATCGCGAAAGGTGCGGATCGTAAGGCCGGGCTCGAAACGCTGTTCTTTGTGCCGGAAGGTGAGGGGATTGCGTTACCCGCTGATTCGCCAGCGTTGCATGTCATCCAGCATATTCGTGATGACTCGCATAACCATGCGATTACCGGCCACCGGCAGAGACGTGCGAAAGTCCGTACGACCAGTGCGCTGGAAGAAATTGAAGGCGTCGGGCCGAAGCGGCGTCAGGTTTTACTGAAATACATGGGAGGCATTCAGCCATTACTGAATGCCAGCGTAGAGGAAATTGCACAGGTACCGGGTATTTCTATCGCATTGGCAGAAAAGATTCATAATGCGTTGAAACACTAA
- a CDS encoding YlaC family protein: MDVIKNVLNSEIDRINRQEGRDGKARINAEFFINHPWLCLAMLVGYIAVGIVMYVSPYMGLGWFIGFTAFLIFMSAMLLLEIKPVYRYEDIGVLDLRVCYNGEWYFSRELSADAVKQILSAPDVSEHIKNRIESIVRHKGFVDFYDVYDLARLERHLPDSTGTAQLAHS, from the coding sequence ATGGACGTAATCAAAAACGTATTAAACAGTGAAATTGATCGCATCAATCGTCAGGAAGGGCGCGATGGTAAAGCGCGGATCAATGCTGAGTTCTTTATAAACCATCCCTGGTTATGTCTGGCTATGCTGGTCGGGTATATCGCCGTGGGCATCGTCATGTACGTTTCACCTTATATGGGGCTCGGCTGGTTTATCGGATTTACGGCTTTCCTGATCTTTATGTCCGCGATGCTGTTGCTGGAAATTAAGCCAGTTTATCGCTACGAAGATATCGGGGTGCTTGATTTACGCGTTTGTTATAACGGCGAATGGTATTTCAGCCGCGAGCTTTCTGCTGATGCCGTGAAGCAAATACTCAGCGCCCCTGATGTCAGCGAGCACATCAAAAACCGCATTGAATCCATTGTCCGACATAAAGGTTTTGTGGATTTCTATGATGTTTACGATCTGGCCCGGCTGGAACGCCATTTGCCAGATAGCACCGGAACAGCACAGTTAGCTCACTCTTAA
- a CDS encoding metallophosphoesterase → MTPALYQRIDCSIYRHIYIVGDLHGCLSLLGEKLAKVSFDPHRDLLLSVGDLADRGPNSVGCLQLLNESWFACVRGNHEQMAIDAINEENIPRWLRNGGDWFYALEHDKQEEAKALILQADTLPHILELTNREGRRIVVAHADYLSNEYVFDKLMDGDEVIWDRERVNSALAGRFQPIAGADEFYFGHTPVEHAMQFANQFYIDTGAVFGGYLTLIQLQ, encoded by the coding sequence ATGACTCCTGCTCTGTACCAGCGTATTGATTGTTCAATATACAGACACATTTATATTGTTGGCGATTTGCATGGTTGCCTGAGTTTGCTTGGGGAAAAGCTGGCGAAAGTGTCTTTCGATCCCCACCGCGATCTGCTGTTATCTGTGGGGGATCTTGCCGATCGCGGGCCTAACAGTGTCGGTTGTTTGCAACTGCTCAATGAATCCTGGTTTGCTTGTGTACGCGGAAATCACGAGCAGATGGCGATTGATGCCATAAACGAAGAGAATATCCCGCGCTGGTTACGTAATGGCGGCGACTGGTTTTATGCTCTTGAACACGACAAACAAGAAGAGGCGAAAGCGCTGATTTTACAGGCTGACACGCTGCCACATATTCTCGAACTGACGAACCGTGAGGGCAGGCGTATCGTGGTGGCCCATGCTGATTACCTTTCCAATGAATATGTGTTCGATAAGCTAATGGATGGTGATGAGGTTATCTGGGATCGTGAACGTGTGAATTCTGCGCTGGCGGGTCGCTTTCAACCGATAGCTGGCGCTGATGAATTTTATTTCGGTCACACGCCGGTTGAACATGCAATGCAGTTTGCCAATCAGTTTTATATTGATACGGGCGCTGTATTTGGCGGTTATCTGACGCTTATTCAGCTGCAGTAA
- the leuA gene encoding 2-isopropylmalate synthase, with amino-acid sequence MLNDPSQKYRPFPQVNLPDRQWPGNVLCKAPQWCSSDLRDGNQALAEPMDNARKRQFFDLLVKCGFKQIEVAFPSASQTDFDFVRSLIEEKLIPDDVVIQVLTPSRPDLIARTFEALKDVPRAIVHLYNATAPVFREVVFNQDQAATRELAVRGAQQIRQLCGQYSQTEWTFEYSPETFCFTELEFALEVCEAVADVWKPGNERPMIINLPATVEVSTPNVYADQIEWFCRHFSHREQVSISVHPHNDRGTGVACAELAMLAGADRVEGCLFGNGERTGNVDIVTLALNLYTQGISPQLDFSNLQTIVEAVEECNQLPVHPRHPYAGELVFTAFSGSHQDAIKKGFAAQKTSESTVWRVPYLPLDPADVGCSYEAVIRVNSQSGKSGAAWLLEQNHGLKLPRGLQIDFSKAVQRETDTHGKEMSTSDIWRLFRQRYGLTDLPVVKLLSYDIRSDEQNVCHFSARIRYRNEEQHITGSGNGLLSGAADALRRSYDVLLEIGDYHEHTLGHQSHSRAVAYLSCRGRLGETCYGVGIDSDVSSASLQALFNAASAIMTD; translated from the coding sequence ATGTTAAACGACCCGTCGCAAAAATATCGCCCCTTCCCGCAGGTGAATTTACCCGATCGCCAGTGGCCAGGAAATGTGCTCTGTAAAGCGCCGCAATGGTGTTCAAGTGATTTGCGTGACGGCAATCAGGCGCTTGCAGAACCCATGGATAATGCCCGTAAGCGTCAGTTTTTTGATTTGCTGGTGAAGTGTGGTTTTAAGCAGATTGAGGTGGCGTTTCCCTCGGCTTCACAAACCGATTTTGATTTTGTCCGCAGCCTGATTGAAGAGAAGCTCATCCCGGATGATGTGGTGATTCAGGTGCTGACGCCTTCGCGGCCGGATCTGATTGCCCGCACCTTCGAGGCACTCAAAGATGTGCCGCGTGCCATTGTGCATTTATATAACGCCACTGCGCCTGTGTTCCGTGAAGTGGTATTTAATCAGGATCAGGCCGCAACGCGCGAGCTGGCGGTTCGCGGCGCTCAGCAAATTCGTCAGTTGTGCGGGCAATATTCGCAAACTGAATGGACATTTGAGTATTCACCGGAAACCTTCTGCTTCACTGAACTGGAGTTTGCGCTGGAAGTGTGTGAAGCCGTGGCGGATGTCTGGAAACCGGGCAATGAAAGGCCGATGATCATTAATTTACCGGCAACAGTAGAAGTCAGCACACCGAATGTTTATGCCGACCAGATTGAATGGTTCTGCCGTCATTTCAGCCACCGCGAACAGGTTTCCATCAGCGTTCATCCGCACAATGACCGCGGAACCGGTGTGGCCTGTGCTGAGCTGGCGATGCTGGCCGGTGCCGACCGTGTGGAAGGATGTCTTTTTGGTAACGGTGAACGCACCGGCAACGTGGATATTGTGACGCTGGCGCTGAACCTTTACACGCAGGGCATCTCGCCGCAGCTGGATTTCAGCAATTTGCAGACGATTGTCGAGGCGGTGGAGGAATGTAACCAGTTACCGGTGCATCCGCGCCATCCGTATGCCGGTGAACTGGTGTTTACGGCATTTTCGGGCTCGCATCAGGACGCCATCAAAAAAGGGTTTGCTGCACAGAAAACATCAGAGAGCACGGTCTGGCGCGTGCCGTATCTGCCGTTAGATCCTGCGGATGTCGGTTGCAGTTATGAAGCGGTGATCCGCGTGAACAGCCAGTCCGGGAAAAGCGGGGCGGCCTGGTTGCTGGAACAGAATCACGGGCTGAAATTGCCGCGCGGTTTGCAAATTGATTTCAGTAAAGCGGTGCAGCGTGAAACCGATACGCATGGCAAGGAAATGAGCACCAGCGATATCTGGCGACTGTTCCGGCAGCGTTACGGGTTAACCGATCTGCCCGTGGTGAAATTGCTCAGTTATGACATCCGCAGCGATGAGCAAAACGTCTGCCATTTCAGTGCGCGGATCCGCTATCGTAATGAAGAACAACATATTACGGGTAGCGGTAACGGTTTGCTGTCCGGTGCAGCGGATGCATTGCGTCGCAGTTACGATGTGCTCCTGGAAATCGGCGATTATCATGAACATACGCTGGGACATCAGAGCCACAGTCGCGCGGTGGCGTATCTGAGCTGTCGGGGGAGGTTGGGCGAAACGTGTTATGGCGTGGGGATTGACAGCGATGTGTCCAGTGCTTCATTGCAGGCACTGTTCAATGCAGCCAGCGCCATTATGACTGATTAA
- a CDS encoding GyrI-like domain-containing protein codes for MALLIVERPAKKLVSYRVVGPYQESIHSGFQQLMKWAVRHHQPQNEWLTWFHDNPDTTPAEALRADPSVCVADNFILDDAEGLALQTLPGGTYAAYHTTITDGNFEKAWREFYSQLLASTSYRPDGKACFEHYLSDGSKNGIWEVVFYQSVEKIPAIR; via the coding sequence GTGGCATTATTAATTGTAGAGAGACCGGCCAAAAAGCTGGTGAGCTACCGGGTGGTTGGCCCCTATCAGGAGTCAATCCACAGTGGTTTTCAGCAACTGATGAAATGGGCTGTACGGCATCATCAGCCGCAAAACGAATGGCTGACGTGGTTTCATGATAATCCTGACACCACACCGGCAGAAGCTTTACGTGCTGATCCGTCGGTGTGTGTAGCCGATAATTTTATTCTCGATGATGCAGAAGGACTGGCGTTGCAAACGCTGCCGGGAGGCACGTATGCGGCGTATCACACCACGATCACAGACGGCAATTTTGAAAAGGCCTGGCGGGAATTCTACAGCCAGCTGCTGGCCAGTACGAGCTATCGCCCGGACGGAAAAGCGTGCTTTGAGCACTATCTCAGCGACGGCTCCAAAAATGGCATATGGGAAGTGGTTTTTTATCAGTCGGTCGAAAAAATCCCGGCAATCCGCTGA
- a CDS encoding AraC family transcriptional regulator: MHHNFLAPHQVLAPLAIDYQHGDSEPAHSHNCSQLIHTLSGIVEVHTSLGTWMVPPGRGVWLPAEVEHSLRFIGGVKARTLFVDPLARADLPAQCQVVQISPLLRELILASLTIPADYLPGGRDERIMELLLDELRLLPTLPLYLPEPNEPELSGLCQQIRADLCSTWELEDVAQRLNISSRTLSRRFQRETGLRFSDWVRQAKLLEALNQLAVGVSVIDVALALGYDSPSAFSAMFRRSLGVSPSEYFNQS; encoded by the coding sequence ATGCATCACAACTTCCTTGCCCCGCATCAGGTGCTTGCGCCTCTGGCTATTGATTATCAACATGGTGACAGCGAGCCAGCCCACAGTCACAACTGCTCACAACTGATTCATACGCTATCCGGTATTGTAGAAGTGCATACGTCGCTCGGCACCTGGATGGTGCCGCCCGGGCGCGGGGTCTGGCTGCCTGCAGAGGTTGAACACAGTCTGCGTTTTATCGGCGGTGTAAAGGCCCGCACGCTGTTTGTCGATCCCCTCGCCCGTGCTGACTTACCTGCGCAATGTCAGGTAGTGCAGATTTCTCCGCTGCTGCGTGAACTGATTTTGGCCTCGCTGACTATTCCGGCCGATTATCTGCCCGGCGGGCGCGATGAACGCATCATGGAATTATTGCTTGATGAACTGCGTCTGTTGCCGACACTGCCTCTTTATCTGCCGGAACCCAACGAGCCGGAGCTGAGCGGGCTTTGCCAGCAAATTCGTGCAGATCTTTGTTCAACGTGGGAACTGGAAGATGTCGCGCAACGTCTGAATATCAGCAGCCGAACGCTCTCACGCCGTTTCCAGCGTGAAACGGGATTACGTTTCAGTGACTGGGTTCGCCAGGCAAAATTGCTCGAAGCACTGAACCAGCTTGCCGTTGGCGTTTCAGTTATTGATGTGGCGCTGGCACTCGGCTACGACAGCCCGAGTGCCTTCAGTGCGATGTTTCGCCGGTCGCTTGGCGTCTCACCCAGCGAATATTTTAATCAGTCATAA
- a CDS encoding DUF2594 family protein yields the protein MSNCDFTTEANVETLATEVACLKATLTLILKAIGQADAGKVMLNMERFVAQMEDEQQAAVFKNSLQQIKFAYRQ from the coding sequence ATGAGTAATTGCGATTTTACGACTGAAGCAAACGTTGAAACACTGGCAACAGAAGTTGCCTGCCTGAAAGCCACCCTGACCCTGATCCTCAAAGCGATTGGCCAGGCTGATGCAGGTAAAGTGATGCTGAACATGGAGCGTTTTGTCGCGCAGATGGAAGACGAACAGCAGGCTGCCGTGTTCAAAAATTCCCTGCAGCAAATCAAGTTTGCTTACCGTCAGTAA
- the pgsA gene encoding CDP-diacylglycerol--glycerol-3-phosphate 3-phosphatidyltransferase, with protein MQFNIPTCLTLFRVVLIPFFVLAFYLPYPWASMVCALIFVFAAVTDWFDGYLARRWKQTTRFGAFLDPVADKVMVAIALVLVAEYFHSWWITLPAATMIAREIIISALREWMAEIGKRSSVAVSWIGKVKTTAQMLSLVALLWRPDAIVVWVGVVALYIAAVLTFWSMFQYLNAARHDLLEP; from the coding sequence ATGCAATTTAATATACCTACGTGCCTCACCCTGTTCCGCGTTGTACTGATACCGTTCTTCGTGCTGGCCTTTTATCTGCCTTATCCATGGGCATCAATGGTCTGTGCGTTGATTTTCGTTTTTGCTGCCGTGACCGACTGGTTTGATGGCTATCTGGCACGCCGCTGGAAGCAAACGACGCGTTTCGGTGCATTCCTTGATCCGGTAGCCGATAAAGTGATGGTGGCGATCGCGCTGGTGCTGGTGGCTGAATATTTTCACTCCTGGTGGATTACGTTACCGGCTGCGACCATGATTGCCCGCGAGATCATTATTTCCGCGCTACGTGAGTGGATGGCTGAGATTGGAAAACGCAGCAGTGTGGCGGTTTCATGGATCGGGAAAGTGAAAACCACGGCGCAGATGCTGTCGCTGGTCGCGCTGTTGTGGCGTCCTGATGCTATTGTGGTCTGGGTTGGCGTGGTTGCACTTTATATTGCTGCAGTGCTGACTTTCTGGTCAATGTTCCAATATCTCAACGCTGCGCGCCATGATTTGCTGGAACCCTGA
- the uvrY gene encoding UvrY/SirA/GacA family response regulator transcription factor yields MISVLLVDDHELVRAGIRRILEDIKGIKVVGEAQCGEDAVKWCRTNDVDIVLMDMNMPGIGGLEATKKIVRFSPDIKIIMLTIYTENPLPAKVMQAGASGYLSKGAAPQEVVNAIRLVDSGQRYIASDIAQQMALSQIEPQSETPFDSLSERELQIMLMITKGQKVNEISEQLNLSPKTVNSYRYRMFSKLNISGDVELTHLAIRHGLFNTETLSGSE; encoded by the coding sequence TTGATAAGCGTTCTTCTTGTTGATGACCACGAACTGGTGCGCGCAGGGATCCGACGCATTCTTGAAGATATCAAAGGCATCAAAGTTGTTGGTGAGGCGCAATGCGGTGAAGATGCCGTCAAATGGTGTCGGACCAATGACGTTGATATTGTCCTGATGGATATGAACATGCCAGGTATTGGCGGGCTTGAAGCGACCAAGAAAATTGTCCGCTTTTCGCCAGATATCAAGATCATCATGTTAACGATCTATACTGAAAACCCGCTACCGGCCAAAGTGATGCAGGCGGGGGCTTCCGGTTACCTGAGCAAAGGCGCAGCTCCACAGGAAGTGGTCAATGCTATCCGTCTGGTTGATTCGGGTCAGCGTTATATTGCCTCCGACATTGCTCAGCAAATGGCACTGAGCCAGATTGAACCACAATCTGAAACGCCTTTTGATTCCTTATCCGAGCGTGAACTGCAGATCATGCTGATGATCACTAAGGGACAAAAGGTCAATGAAATTTCTGAACAGCTGAACTTGAGCCCGAAGACAGTTAACAGTTATCGTTATCGGATGTTTAGTAAATTAAATATCAGCGGTGATGTTGAGTTAACACATCTGGCAATCCGGCACGGTTTGTTCAATACGGAGACTTTATCAGGCAGTGAGTGA